GAGCACTTTAAATTGGAGTGCTTTTTTGATTCTTTGTTTTTGAGCTTGGATTTCCTTCAATTTTTCTAACGCTCTTTTTTGTTTGGTCTTGATAGAATTTAAAAAGTTAAAAAGCTGTTTTTCGCTGTATTTTGTGTAGTCTTTTTCTGCGGTGGTGTTAGGCATGCTTATTCCTTTTTTAAAATATCAGCTCATTATAGCGCAAGCGATTTGGTTTAAGCGTTATAAGGGGTTTGGGTGGATTAAAACAGCTCGCTATGACTGCCTAACCTTAACAAAATCAGCTCATCATCTTCCACTAAATACACAAGCAAAATATCAGCTTTGATGTGGCATTCCCTAAAAGGCTTCCACTTTCCCTTTAAGGCATGATCTTGAAATCGTGGATCTAGCGGTTCTTTCTTTCTTAGAATGACTTCATTCAAAACGCTATCATCAAACCCGTTTTTAACAAGTTTTTTAAAGTCTTTTTTGAAAAAGATATGATGCCTAATTTTCAGCATTCACTTCCTTTTTCACTTCATTTGCCCATGCAGAAAAGTCTTCAATAGTTTCTAAGTTTTCGTCTTTTAACGCATCTCTCATGGCTTGTTGCGTTTCAATATTTGGGGTTTCATGCCCCAAACAACAATCTCTTTTATCATCAAAAGCTTGGCTGATTTTTTGCAAGAGTTCATTTAACGCGTCTATTTTATCCTTAAAGTTTTGATCCCTTTTTTCCAATTCTTTAGCCATTTTTTCTTTAAAAGAAACTCTATCATTTTGCATCTTTTTGATTTTTCGCTCTAATTGATGGATCAAATTAAAAAGCTGTTTTTCGCTGTATTTTGTGTAGTCTTTTTTGGCGGTGGTGTTAGGCATGCTTATTCCTTTTTTAAAAATATCAGCTCATTATAGCGCAAGCGATAGAGCAAGATTAAAAAGTTAGAAATCAAAACTCAAAGATTAAAAAGCGAAAGTAGTGGGGATCAGCAAAAAGAAAGATCAAAACCCCAAAAAAAAAGGGTTTAAAAACAAAGGGTTTAAAACAAACCCCTTAAAAAGAGAGTCTAAAAAAAAGAGAGTTCAAAGAAAAGAGAGTTCAAAAATTTAAAGAAAAAGGTTTAAAAACAAAGGGTTCTCCCTTAAAAAGGGAGTTCAAAAAAAGAAAGTTCAAAACAAAAAGGGTTCAAAACAAAAAAGGTTCAAAACAAAAAAGGTTCAAAACAAAGGGTTCAAAATAAGAAACCCCTTAAAAAAGAAATCCCTTTAAAAAGAAGCCCCCTAAAACAAAGGCTTCAAAAAAATTAAACCCCTCCAAAAAAAAAGAAAGTTCAAAAAAAACCCCTTAAAAAGGGAGTTTCATAAAAGCTTAATAAGCGAACACATAGTTCAAATACACGCTATAGAGCCTTCTGTATTTGAGTTCAGCCCCCATAAAGGAGTAGTAGTTCGTGTTGATGGTGGGGATTTTCACGCCTAGTTCAATGCCATGCTGAGCCGCATGATCGCTGCCTTTTTTCTTAGACCTGGCTAAATTCATCCTCACTCCCATGTTGAATAAGAATTGGAAATTAGCGGTGTTGATCTTAGCGTTATAGACATTATTCACGGTGGCTAAATTCACGTATTCAGAATTAAGCCATGAAGTGCCCGCTAACGCAATCCCACCAAAAAGCCCCACAGAAAGCTTGTTGTTTTTGCCTAAGAAATTGGTGGCTTTATCGTTGATGAAGTTATAAAGAGCGTCCGCTCCAAAACCATAAGTCCATACATCAGAAGCCGAGTTGAAAAAGCTGGATTTGATGAACGCATGGTTGTAGTCAAAAAAGCCGTAATACCTAGCGCCCCACTTTCTTTTTTGACCAAAAAATTGTTTGTAGCCCACTTGAATACCGATCCCATTCATCGCACCATTATTGGTTTGAGAACTAACAATACCCACTTTCCTAAAGGGGTTTCGCCCTAGTTCTTGGTTGATGGTTTGGACTTGGTTATAAGTGTTTTGATTCAAGTAATAATTGGTTTCTATGCCTTGCGGGCTATAGGGGTTATTCTTTTTGCTCACCACATTTTGCAAAGATTGAGCGTTAGGGACTTTGGAGAGCGCGGTGGTGATGCTGTTATAGGTGTTGCCCAATTCGCTGTATCTAGATTTGAAATGCACTAGAGTTTCAGCGATGTTTTCTGCTTGCTGTATCTGCTGTTCTTGAGTGCCAAAATGAGCGATGCTGTTGTTTAAATTCGTTATGGTTTCTTGCACATACGCGCAACCGGAAGCGAAAGTTTGAGTGGTCACTGTGCCAGGAGCTGAACCTTGTGTGCCACCAGTGCCAGCTGTTGAGGGGTTGTTGCATGTGGCTAAAAAGCCTGTAACAAAATTTCGAAAAGTCCCGCTAAGATTGTCAGGGTTAATGGTTTGCCCCACTTGATGGGATAAATCAAGCATTTTGGCTTGCGCGCTAGCGTTAGCGAGCATGCCTTGCGCAAAGCTAGCGTCTGTGAAAGGGTTGAATGTTTTTGCAGTGTCTAGGTTGCTCTGATTTTGCGCGTTTTCACTAACGATTTTGCTTTGCGCGACAAGATCTTGCGCGTCTGTGATCATCTTTTGGATCGCGCTGATTTCTTCTTTAAAAGTGCACAAACCCCCTGAAGTCGGGTTCATCTGTGGGCCACCATCTTTATTAGTTACTCGAAACCATGGGCATGCGTCGTTGATGGTGTTGATGAGCGTGCTCGCTTGCGCTAAGAGCGCTTGAGCGTTATCAGGCACTCCGCTTAATGTATTAGTGATTTCGGTGTAGGACACCCCTGATGTATTACCTACTGCATTACTATCAACGACTTTTGAACTGATCGTGGTGGTTACGCTTTTGCCGTCTATGGTTTGGGTTTTAGTTGCGCTTCCGCCATTTCTATCGCTGTCTGCTATACCAAATAGTGACGGATCGCAGTTATTATTCCCTCCCCCTGAGCATGTGTAGGTATATTTTACATCAACCTTCCCGTTGTTTTCTTTGAGTGCGGGTAAGCCTTGTTTTAACGCCGTTTGGAGGATTTGATAGGCTTCGTTAAGCTTTTTCATGTTATCAATACTCATAGGGCCGTAGTATCCAGGCGAATATCCGTTCAAAGAACAGGTGATGGAAGTGGATCGATACCCTGGCTCGTTGTTGAAGATGGTGGTTGAAGAAGTGCTTTTTTGATCACCATTACCCCCGCATTGCGTGGCATAGCCTAGAACATTCCAAAACCCCACCGCCGCATTGATCGCTAAAAGCACGGCTTGATAGGCCGGGGAATTTTTGGTATCGCCGATCAAGTTCTTCGCGCTCGCGCCCAGATTTTCACGCGCCGCATTGATCGCACTCGGATCAGAGGACAATCGGATAAGGTTGGTTAAGGTGCTGTATCTGGTTAAAAGGTTGTTCAAGTTTTCATAATTGTCTGAAAGCTGTTGGATGCCTTTGGTGTTGCTTACCATTTGAGCGGCTTCACCGATTTGATAGCCCGCGCTCATGTAAAAGCCGTCGTCTTCAGCGCTCAAAGTGGAAACTAAAAGCGAGCCTAAAGCTAATGAAAGGATGTGTTTTTTCATGTTTTCTCCTTGTTAAATTGGATTGGATTTAGTGTTAGGATTTCATACATTCAATAGAATGTATTTGGAGCATTATAACATAAAAGCGTTTTTTTTTTTTTTTTTTCATTTTGGAAAAATGTTGTCATTTTTTTGATTGTGACGCTTTTTGTTTCGTTTGGTGCGATCTGGTGGCGCGATTTGGTGGTGTGCTTTGAGAGAATGGTTGCGGAGAATGGATTTGAACCACTGACCTTTGGGTTATGAGCCCAACGAGCTACCGGACTGCTCTACTCCGCGCCTAAGCTTAATAAAAGGAAAAAAAATGGCTGGGGTGCAAGGATTCGAACCTCGGAATGCCAGGACCAAAACCTGGTGCCTTACCGCTTGGCGACACCCCAACACAAATACACAAATAATAAAAAAAGCATTATACAAAAGCTTTTTAAAAAAGTCAAGCTAAAATGCTATAATTTTCTCATGGAAAATGGATTTGACCCTCTCATTTATAAACGCTATCTAAAAAAGAAAGAAACCTTTTTGCTTTTTAAAAAAATCGCTCAGGTGTCTGCGTTTAAAAATCTAAAGCTCCAGCTCAAGCGAAGAGAAGTGATCAATCGTTATGTCGCTGGGATTTTAGGGGATTTAAAGAAAGGGTTTAGATACGCTAAAATTGAACACCAAATCCTAAAAATCTATTTCACGCACCCTAGCTATTTGAAAGCCTTTAAGATAGAGAAAGATCATTACACCAACAACCTAAAAGCCCATTTCAAAGAAACGCAAAAGATTCTAAAAGCCTTGAATTACCCTTTTGATTTTAAGGCCATCCAAGCGAGCGTGAAAAAAAGGGCTTATGAAAAACCGGTTGCAAAAAAAGAAAACCCCCCTAAAAGCGTGAATGTCAATTGCTGGGGTTTGAGCGATTTCACTAAAAAGCAATTTCTAAAGCTCAAACGCGCTTGTAACGATAATACGCCGCGCACGCCCCCTCAGAGCTGACCATGCAACTGCCGATCGGGTTTTGTGGGGTGCAAGTTTTAGCAAATAGCGGGCAGTCTAGGGGTTTAGCGATGCCTTTTAAAATCTCCCCACACTTGCATGCCTTGTTTTCTTTGGAGGTTTTGTGGCTTAAGTGTTCTTTAAAGACTTTTTCAGCGTCATAAGAAGCGAAGGTGTCTTTGAGTTTTAGAGCGGAGCGTTTGATATTCCCCAAACCTCTCCATTCAAAATTTTCCCTAACTTCCATGCATGCATTGACTAACTCTTGCGCTTTCACATTCCCCTCATAGCTAACCGCTCTTTTATACTGGATTTCTAGCTTGGCTTCTTTTTTTAAGGCTTGTTTGATGAGCATCAGCACGCTTTCTAATATATCCACCGGCTCAAAACCGCTCACAACAATAGGGAGTTTGAAGCGATCAATTAATGGAGCATAGATTTGAGCGCCGCTTATCACGCTCACATGGCTAGGGGCTAAAAGGGCGTTGATCTGGCATGCTGGATCTTTTAAAATCGCGCTCACGCTAGGAGGCACTAAAATGTGGTTGATGTGGAAAAAAAGGTTGTGGATTTTTTCTTTTTTGGCACTCAATAAAACGCTAGCGCTCATGGGCGTTGTGGTTTCAAAACCGATCGCAATATAAATGACTTTCTTATGCGGGTTTTCTTTAGCGATTTCTAAAGCTTGCATGGGCGAATACAAAAAGCGCGCATCTAGCCCCTTTTCTCTGGCTTGTATCAAGCTCCCATAGCTCCCTGGGACTTTCATCATATCCCCTAAGCTTAAGATGATGCTGTCTTTAATTGCAGCGAGTTCATAAGCTTCATCAAGGCGCGCTCTTGGCATCACGCACACCGGGCAGCCCGGCCCATGCACAAACTCTAAATTTTTAGGCATCAAATCTAAAAGCCCGTATTTCATGAGAGAATGCGTATGCCCTCCGCACACTTCCATGATGACTAATTTTTTTTCAAGTTTGGAAGCGAGTTTTTTGATTGCATTAGAGAGTGCTAAAATAATTCGCTTGTCTCTAAAGGGCGAAATGAGATGATCAACGCTCATTGTTTTTATTGCGTTTCGTTCATTTTGGCGATCATTTCTTGATAAAGCGCAATGGATTCTAGGGCTTCTTTTTCATCAATCTTGCTCATCACATAGCCGATGTGCAACAACACGTAATCGCCCACTTTAACGGACTCGCCCATTAAATCCAAGCTCGCCTCTCTTTGAACGCCCAAAGTCTCCAAAATAGCCACATTATCGTTAATGGCTATGA
The Helicobacter pylori genome window above contains:
- a CDS encoding type II toxin-antitoxin system antitoxin produces the protein MPNTTAEKDYTKYSEKQLFNFLNSIKTKQKRALEKLKEIQAQKQRIKKALQFKVLHLTENGYTIEEEREILVRAKDTKNHLCFKSIEDFKKHCENLRFKNADD
- a CDS encoding type II toxin-antitoxin system YafQ family toxin produces the protein MLKIRHHIFFKKDFKKLVKNGFDDSVLNEVILRKKEPLDPRFQDHALKGKWKPFRECHIKADILLVYLVEDDELILLRLGSHSELF
- the babA gene encoding Hop family adhesin BabA, which translates into the protein MKKHILSLALGSLLVSTLSAEDDGFYMSAGYQIGEAAQMVSNTKGIQQLSDNYENLNNLLTRYSTLTNLIRLSSDPSAINAARENLGASAKNLIGDTKNSPAYQAVLLAINAAVGFWNVLGYATQCGGNGDQKSTSSTTIFNNEPGYRSTSITCSLNGYSPGYYGPMSIDNMKKLNEAYQILQTALKQGLPALKENNGKVDVKYTYTCSGGGNNNCDPSLFGIADSDRNGGSATKTQTIDGKSVTTTISSKVVDSNAVGNTSGVSYTEITNTLSGVPDNAQALLAQASTLINTINDACPWFRVTNKDGGPQMNPTSGGLCTFKEEISAIQKMITDAQDLVAQSKIVSENAQNQSNLDTAKTFNPFTDASFAQGMLANASAQAKMLDLSHQVGQTINPDNLSGTFRNFVTGFLATCNNPSTAGTGGTQGSAPGTVTTQTFASGCAYVQETITNLNNSIAHFGTQEQQIQQAENIAETLVHFKSRYSELGNTYNSITTALSKVPNAQSLQNVVSKKNNPYSPQGIETNYYLNQNTYNQVQTINQELGRNPFRKVGIVSSQTNNGAMNGIGIQVGYKQFFGQKRKWGARYYGFFDYNHAFIKSSFFNSASDVWTYGFGADALYNFINDKATNFLGKNNKLSVGLFGGIALAGTSWLNSEYVNLATVNNVYNAKINTANFQFLFNMGVRMNLARSKKKGSDHAAQHGIELGVKIPTINTNYYSFMGAELKYRRLYSVYLNYVFAY
- the hypD gene encoding hydrogenase formation protein HypD, translated to MSVDHLISPFRDKRIILALSNAIKKLASKLEKKLVIMEVCGGHTHSLMKYGLLDLMPKNLEFVHGPGCPVCVMPRARLDEAYELAAIKDSIILSLGDMMKVPGSYGSLIQAREKGLDARFLYSPMQALEIAKENPHKKVIYIAIGFETTTPMSASVLLSAKKEKIHNLFFHINHILVPPSVSAILKDPACQINALLAPSHVSVISGAQIYAPLIDRFKLPIVVSGFEPVDILESVLMLIKQALKKEAKLEIQYKRAVSYEGNVKAQELVNACMEVRENFEWRGLGNIKRSALKLKDTFASYDAEKVFKEHLSHKTSKENKACKCGEILKGIAKPLDCPLFAKTCTPQNPIGSCMVSSEGACAAYYRYKRV
- a CDS encoding HypC/HybG/HupF family hydrogenase formation chaperone; the protein is MCLAIPSKVIAINDNVAILETLGVQREASLDLMGESVKVGDYVLLHIGYVMSKIDEKEALESIALYQEMIAKMNETQ